In a genomic window of Gloeocapsopsis dulcis:
- a CDS encoding single-stranded DNA-binding protein — MNSCILMAEIVQAPQLRYTSDNMALAEMLIQFPGLRAEDSPATLKAVGWGNLAQEIEQHYQQGDRVIIEGRLTMNTFERSEGFKEKRAELTVQRIHAVDKTVDTTATKANPKAAPDAVTRSEKAPKANLDARTPAATTSTASRTDVIADFATYEPPTRPSSAPLPPSEDQDIDDIPF; from the coding sequence ATGAATAGTTGTATTTTGATGGCAGAAATTGTACAAGCGCCACAACTGCGTTATACGTCTGATAACATGGCGTTAGCAGAAATGCTGATTCAATTTCCAGGCTTGCGCGCAGAAGATTCCCCTGCAACATTAAAAGCTGTCGGTTGGGGTAACTTGGCACAAGAGATTGAACAACATTATCAGCAAGGCGATCGCGTCATTATAGAAGGTCGCTTGACTATGAATACTTTTGAGCGCTCTGAGGGATTTAAGGAAAAACGTGCTGAGTTAACAGTACAACGAATTCATGCAGTCGATAAAACTGTAGATACAACAGCTACAAAAGCCAACCCTAAGGCTGCACCAGATGCTGTTACGCGGTCCGAAAAAGCCCCTAAAGCTAATTTAGATGCACGTACTCCTGCTGCGACAACTTCTACAGCTAGTAGAACTGATGTTATTGCTGACTTTGCGACTTACGAACCACCTACAAGACCATCGTCAGCACCGCTACCACCCAGCGAAGATCAGGATATCGACGATATTCCGTTTTAA
- a CDS encoding mannose-1-phosphate guanyltransferase, with the protein MRAVLMAGGSGTRLRPLTCDLPKPMVPILNRPIAEHITNLLKRHQITEVIATLHYLPDVIRDYFQDGSDFGVQMTYAVEEDQPLGTAGCVKNIAEFLDETFLVISGDSVTDFDLTAAIEFHKRKQAKATLVLTRVPNPIEFGVVITDEDYRIRRFLEKPSTSEIFSDTVNTGIYILEPSILDYLPANQESDFSKDLFPLLLEKGEPMYGYIAQGYWCDVGHLDAYRESQYDGLFGKVKLDFAYTETKPGIWQGQNTFIDPSVEICPPVLIGSNCRIGPRVRIDPGTVIGDNVTIGADADLKRPIIWNGAIVGEDAELRACVIGRGTRVDRRAQVLEGAVVGSLSTVGEEAQISPNVRVWPSKQIESGAILNINLIWGHTAQRNLFGQRGVTGLANIDITPEFAVKLGAAYGSTLKPGSQVMMSRDQRSISRMVTRSLIAGLMSVGVNIQNLDATAIPMSRTVVPTLKVAGGIHVRLHPDRPDYLLIEFIDSKGVNISKALEKKIEGSYFKEDLRRVQIHEIGNVVYPIQMIDTYCNAFEKNLNVEAIRHSNSKVVIDYTYAVSGAVLPQLLAKFGCDAVVLNASMKQTAVSSVEKEALLQQLGHVVEALRATFGVQVSANGEQLILVDKLGAPIRGEMLTALMVNMILTAHPRGTVVVPIQASSAVEQIARRHDGKVIRTKASPTALMEASLPEVNPNVVLAGSGDMGFIFPQLHPGFDAMFCIAKVIEMLTVQERSLASIRDDDLPQVCHRSYTVRCPWTVKGALMRYLVETHKEDSLELVDGVKIRFEDDSWVLILPDAGEPVVHLFANSNDRNWVDELLREYRTRVQSFIEEQQGVEAYSNSPQQSIVS; encoded by the coding sequence ATGCGTGCAGTGCTGATGGCTGGAGGGTCTGGAACGCGGTTAAGACCGCTGACTTGTGACCTTCCTAAACCGATGGTACCTATTTTAAACAGACCAATTGCGGAACATATTACTAACCTTCTCAAACGGCACCAAATAACTGAAGTTATTGCCACGCTCCATTATTTACCCGACGTCATTCGCGATTATTTTCAAGATGGTAGTGACTTTGGTGTGCAAATGACCTATGCCGTTGAAGAAGATCAACCGCTAGGTACCGCAGGCTGCGTCAAAAATATCGCGGAATTTCTCGATGAAACGTTTTTAGTAATTAGTGGTGATAGCGTTACAGACTTCGATCTCACAGCAGCTATTGAGTTTCATAAACGCAAGCAAGCAAAAGCGACATTAGTACTAACCCGCGTTCCCAATCCAATTGAGTTTGGGGTTGTGATTACCGACGAAGATTATCGAATTCGGAGATTTCTAGAAAAGCCATCGACTAGTGAGATCTTTTCCGATACCGTCAACACTGGCATCTACATTTTGGAACCGTCTATTTTAGACTATTTACCAGCAAATCAAGAATCTGACTTTTCTAAAGATTTATTTCCATTACTGCTGGAAAAAGGCGAACCAATGTACGGCTATATTGCTCAAGGGTACTGGTGTGATGTTGGACATCTCGATGCGTACCGCGAAAGTCAGTACGATGGCTTGTTTGGTAAGGTAAAACTTGACTTTGCTTATACAGAGACAAAGCCAGGGATATGGCAAGGTCAAAACACTTTTATTGATCCGAGTGTTGAAATTTGTCCTCCAGTCCTGATTGGTAGTAATTGTCGAATTGGGCCGCGAGTGCGAATTGATCCTGGAACAGTGATTGGAGATAACGTCACAATTGGTGCTGACGCTGACTTAAAACGACCAATCATCTGGAACGGTGCAATTGTGGGCGAAGATGCAGAACTGCGAGCGTGTGTTATTGGGCGTGGTACGCGAGTAGATCGCCGCGCACAAGTGTTAGAAGGTGCTGTGGTAGGTTCACTGTCTACAGTAGGAGAAGAAGCCCAAATTAGTCCTAACGTTCGTGTTTGGCCCAGTAAACAAATTGAATCAGGCGCGATCCTAAATATCAATTTAATTTGGGGACACACCGCACAACGTAATTTATTTGGTCAGCGTGGTGTCACTGGATTAGCTAATATTGATATCACACCCGAATTTGCTGTGAAATTGGGTGCAGCTTACGGCTCAACCTTAAAACCTGGTTCGCAGGTGATGATGTCCCGCGATCAACGCAGCATTTCGCGGATGGTAACGCGATCGCTTATTGCAGGTTTAATGTCTGTAGGTGTTAATATTCAGAACCTCGATGCCACAGCAATACCGATGTCACGGACTGTTGTCCCTACCTTGAAAGTTGCTGGTGGAATTCACGTCCGCCTGCATCCAGATCGCCCTGATTACCTGTTAATTGAGTTTATTGACAGCAAAGGTGTCAATATCTCAAAAGCACTAGAGAAGAAAATCGAGGGATCTTACTTTAAAGAAGACCTCCGGCGCGTGCAAATTCATGAGATTGGTAATGTTGTCTATCCGATTCAGATGATTGACACTTACTGCAATGCTTTTGAGAAAAATTTAAATGTAGAAGCAATTCGCCACAGTAACTCAAAAGTTGTCATTGACTATACTTATGCTGTTTCTGGGGCAGTGTTACCGCAGCTTTTAGCTAAATTTGGTTGCGATGCTGTAGTATTAAATGCCAGTATGAAACAAACAGCAGTTTCTTCAGTGGAGAAGGAAGCACTGTTACAGCAGCTTGGTCATGTTGTGGAAGCACTGCGAGCTACTTTTGGCGTCCAGGTATCAGCTAATGGGGAACAGTTGATTCTGGTTGATAAGTTGGGAGCACCGATTCGAGGTGAAATGTTAACCGCACTCATGGTTAATATGATCCTGACAGCACATCCGCGTGGAACTGTCGTTGTGCCAATTCAGGCATCAAGTGCAGTTGAACAAATTGCTCGTCGTCATGATGGTAAGGTAATTCGGACTAAGGCAAGTCCTACCGCATTAATGGAAGCTTCATTACCAGAGGTAAACCCCAATGTAGTCCTTGCTGGAAGTGGGGATATGGGATTTATCTTCCCGCAGTTGCATCCAGGATTTGATGCGATGTTTTGTATTGCCAAGGTCATTGAGATGTTGACAGTGCAAGAGCGATCGCTCGCGTCAATTCGCGATGATGACTTACCGCAAGTATGCCACAGAAGCTACACTGTCCGCTGCCCTTGGACAGTCAAGGGAGCATTGATGCGCTATCTAGTGGAAACACACAAAGAGGATAGTCTAGAGTTGGTTGATGGTGTGAAAATCCGCTTTGAAGATGACAGTTGGGTACTAATTTTGCCCGATGCGGGTGAACCAGTGGTACATTTGTTCGCTAACAGTAATGATCGTAATTGGGTAGATGAATTGCTGAGGGAATACCGCACCCGCGTTCAATCATTTATTGAAGAACAACAGGGAGTGGAAGCTTACAGCAACAGCCCTCAGCAATCAATTGTGAGTTAG
- a CDS encoding cobalt-precorrin-6A reductase codes for MTAACSQSVPADKSYGKLWLIGGTQESVEITRAIASENIGCIVSVTTESARSLYHPASCLTIWVGRLTLAQIPEFIQQQQIRAIVDASHPYAVEVSQNAIAVAQQLQIPYLRYERPILPSNPEIKGEDFDSFEALLTTNYLQSKRVLLTVGYRPLQLFQAWHDRATLFARILPSTIALEAATQAGFTPDRLICLRPPISVELELALWHQWQIQLVITKASGKPGGEDTKRLVATQLGIPLIAIRRPTVKYPQQTSDLSVVLDFCR; via the coding sequence ATGACTGCCGCTTGCTCTCAGTCAGTGCCAGCTGATAAGTCTTATGGCAAGTTGTGGCTCATTGGCGGAACTCAAGAAAGCGTCGAAATTACTCGGGCGATCGCGTCAGAAAATATCGGTTGTATTGTTTCTGTGACAACGGAGTCTGCGCGATCGCTTTATCATCCTGCATCGTGTTTAACAATCTGGGTAGGGCGTTTAACTTTAGCTCAAATTCCAGAATTTATTCAACAACAACAAATTAGGGCGATTGTTGATGCATCTCATCCCTACGCTGTGGAAGTGTCGCAAAATGCGATCGCAGTGGCGCAACAATTACAGATACCCTACCTCCGCTATGAACGCCCGATACTGCCATCTAATCCAGAGATTAAAGGCGAGGATTTTGATAGCTTTGAAGCTTTATTGACAACAAATTACTTACAAAGCAAGCGAGTATTGTTAACTGTAGGTTATCGACCGCTACAGCTATTTCAAGCTTGGCACGATCGCGCAACTTTATTTGCCAGAATTCTCCCTTCAACGATCGCCCTTGAAGCCGCAACTCAAGCAGGTTTTACCCCAGATCGATTGATTTGTCTGCGTCCTCCCATTTCCGTTGAATTAGAACTCGCACTTTGGCATCAGTGGCAAATTCAATTAGTGATTACTAAAGCCTCAGGGAAACCAGGGGGTGAGGATACGAAACGCCTTGTCGCAACTCAACTAGGTATTCCGTTGATCGCAATACGTAGGCCAACAGTGAAGTATCCACAACAAACTAGCGATTTATCTGTTGTCCTAGATTTTTGTCGTTAG
- a CDS encoding YciI family protein, which translates to MPKYVMWGSYCEDVLEKRVPHRQAHLDGLAVQKESGVLITIGPTKDLMKVFGIYEAEDEATVRQLVEADPYWKNGVWTEYFIKEWIQAF; encoded by the coding sequence ATGCCTAAGTACGTAATGTGGGGAAGTTATTGCGAGGATGTGCTAGAAAAACGCGTTCCTCATCGACAAGCCCATCTCGATGGATTGGCGGTGCAAAAAGAATCGGGTGTACTAATTACAATTGGTCCTACCAAAGATTTAATGAAAGTTTTTGGCATTTACGAAGCTGAGGATGAAGCGACAGTACGTCAACTTGTTGAAGCCGATCCTTATTGGAAAAATGGTGTTTGGACGGAGTACTTTATTAAAGAGTGGATTCAAGCGTTTTAA
- the pheT gene encoding phenylalanine--tRNA ligase subunit beta, whose translation MRISLNWLQELVELTLSPEELAETLTMAGFEVEEIEDRRTWAEGVVVGKVLECQRHPNADKLSVTTVDVGAASPEPLNIVCGAPNVRAGIYVPVATVGTYLPKIDVKIKAAKLRGVRSEGMICSLAELGLAKESAGIHIFEQELQLGSDVRPLLGLDDVILDLTATANRADALSMVGVAREVAAITGKTVQLPAAAEISILDGKKDLSLRITETQACPAYIGTVIESLKIAASPTWLQQRLQAAGIRPINNVVDITNYIVLEWGQPLHAFDRDRLLAVSGTQSELTIGVRFAQSGETLKTLDGQTRTLSNQALLITAHDKPVALAGVMGGEATEVHEGTQNLVLEAALFDPVAIRRSARSQGLRTEASARYERGINAAELELACRRALMLIRELAGGVVVQQQFADARPEVGALSRSIELRLERVNQVLGPIDLGDTTGELQPENIQQILTALGCQVKPSPEQKVLTVTVPPYRHRDLEREIDLIEEISRLYGYDRFCDTLPEKTEPGYLSLEQQLTRQLREAFRAAGLTELIHYSLGKAGQDRQIVLTNPIFVEYSALRTDLISGLIDAFQYNLEQGNGSLNGFEIGRIFWQEEDGLLEAEALGGILGGDSTQGKWASSGKEHPLTWFEAKGVLESVFQRLGLKVEYQPSHQDSRLHPGRTASLWLQGNRLGVFGQVHPQLRQEKGLPDAVYTFQLDLDVILDYLDRDEVLVPRFRSYSTYPASPRDIAFFASLQVSVAEIERAIALAAGELLESVELFDEYRGEHVPHRQRSLAFRLVYRAQNRTLTDEDIEPVHQKVRESLVEKFGVNLRS comes from the coding sequence ATGCGTATTTCTCTGAATTGGTTGCAAGAACTGGTTGAGTTGACGCTTTCTCCGGAAGAATTAGCAGAAACGTTAACAATGGCAGGGTTTGAAGTAGAAGAAATTGAAGATCGTCGCACTTGGGCAGAGGGAGTTGTTGTCGGGAAAGTACTGGAGTGTCAACGCCACCCTAATGCTGATAAACTAAGTGTCACTACAGTAGATGTGGGAGCAGCTTCTCCAGAACCATTAAACATAGTATGCGGTGCACCTAATGTGCGGGCAGGGATTTATGTGCCAGTCGCTACAGTCGGTACTTATCTTCCCAAAATTGACGTCAAAATCAAAGCAGCAAAACTACGGGGAGTACGTTCTGAAGGCATGATTTGCTCTTTAGCTGAGTTAGGACTCGCTAAAGAATCTGCGGGGATTCATATTTTTGAGCAGGAACTGCAATTAGGCAGTGATGTTCGCCCGTTGTTGGGATTAGATGATGTCATTCTCGACTTGACAGCAACGGCAAATCGTGCTGATGCACTTAGTATGGTTGGTGTAGCGCGAGAAGTCGCCGCCATTACAGGTAAAACAGTGCAATTACCAGCAGCAGCAGAAATCTCAATTCTTGATGGTAAGAAGGACTTGAGCCTCAGAATAACAGAGACACAAGCTTGCCCTGCTTACATTGGTACGGTTATTGAGTCTCTGAAAATTGCTGCCTCACCTACGTGGTTACAACAGCGATTGCAAGCCGCAGGAATTCGCCCCATTAATAATGTTGTCGATATTACAAACTACATTGTGCTGGAATGGGGTCAACCGCTACATGCTTTTGATCGCGATCGCCTCTTAGCCGTCAGTGGAACTCAATCAGAGTTAACTATCGGTGTCCGGTTTGCGCAATCTGGCGAGACACTCAAAACACTCGATGGTCAAACACGCACGCTTTCCAATCAAGCTTTACTAATTACCGCGCACGACAAACCAGTCGCTTTAGCGGGAGTCATGGGAGGCGAAGCGACAGAAGTGCATGAAGGGACTCAAAACCTAGTTTTAGAAGCCGCCCTATTCGATCCTGTAGCAATTCGTCGTTCTGCGCGGAGTCAAGGTTTACGGACAGAAGCTTCGGCAAGATACGAACGGGGAATTAATGCTGCTGAATTAGAACTAGCCTGTCGTCGCGCCTTAATGCTCATTCGCGAACTAGCTGGAGGTGTTGTCGTACAACAGCAGTTTGCTGATGCCCGTCCTGAAGTCGGTGCGCTGTCACGTTCTATTGAACTACGTCTTGAGCGCGTCAACCAAGTTTTAGGACCAATTGACTTGGGAGATACTACAGGCGAACTCCAACCAGAAAATATTCAGCAAATTCTTACTGCACTCGGATGTCAAGTCAAACCATCACCTGAACAAAAAGTTTTGACTGTAACAGTGCCGCCGTATCGTCATCGCGATTTAGAGCGCGAAATTGATTTGATAGAGGAAATTTCACGGTTGTATGGTTACGATCGCTTTTGCGATACTTTACCTGAAAAAACTGAACCAGGCTATCTTTCCCTAGAACAGCAACTTACTCGCCAACTCCGCGAAGCTTTCCGCGCTGCTGGATTGACGGAACTGATCCATTACTCATTAGGTAAAGCAGGACAAGATAGACAAATTGTGCTCACCAACCCGATCTTTGTCGAATATTCCGCACTGCGCACAGATTTGATTTCTGGCTTGATTGATGCTTTTCAATACAACCTAGAGCAAGGTAATGGTAGTTTGAATGGTTTTGAAATTGGGCGCATTTTCTGGCAAGAAGAAGATGGATTGCTAGAGGCTGAGGCTTTAGGTGGTATTTTAGGTGGAGATTCTACTCAAGGTAAGTGGGCATCGAGTGGCAAAGAGCATCCCTTGACTTGGTTTGAAGCTAAGGGCGTTCTAGAAAGTGTTTTTCAACGCTTGGGCTTGAAGGTAGAATATCAACCAAGTCATCAAGACTCTCGCTTGCATCCAGGACGTACTGCATCGTTATGGTTGCAGGGCAATCGTCTGGGAGTTTTTGGACAAGTACACCCCCAATTACGTCAAGAAAAAGGTTTACCAGATGCAGTTTATACTTTTCAACTTGATTTAGATGTCATCTTAGACTACTTGGATCGCGACGAAGTTTTAGTACCAAGATTCCGTTCGTATTCTACTTATCCCGCTTCACCTAGAGATATTGCCTTTTTTGCCAGTCTCCAAGTCTCTGTTGCGGAAATAGAACGTGCGATCGCGCTTGCTGCCGGAGAGTTGCTTGAATCGGTTGAATTGTTTGATGAATATCGCGGCGAACACGTCCCACACAGACAAAGAAGTTTAGCATTTCGCTTAGTATATCGCGCTCAAAATCGAACTTTGACAGATGAGGACATCGAACCCGTACACCAAAAAGTGCGAGAATCTTTGGTAGAAAAATTTGGCGTAAATCTTAGAAGTTGA
- a CDS encoding serine/threonine-protein kinase — MSYCLNPDCSHPQNPVSRQTCATCGTQLLLRDRYHALQALAQGGFGATFLAQDVTLPGEPKCVIKQLRPSATSLEALDMARKLFAREAKTLGKIGSHPQVPRLLDYFEDTEQFYLIQEYINGLTLQQEIKRSGPVSEAGVKQFLSEILPTLQYIHSQQVIHRDIKPANIIRRHEDCKLVLIDFGAVKDQVSQTTSMSENTALTAFAVGTPGFAPPEQLAMRPVYASDVYALGVTCIYLLTGKSPKDLEYNSSTGEMLWQNKVQISDRFREVLQKMVEGAVRHRYQSPNDVLTALELEPYMNSLANSMAAQPSAVRKPKLPRMVKQTTPTTSPISTAVSTASVSSAQSRTQIADAIRARRANLTEVPNTLGQPFMPSAIGQKTKVAKPRKLDADNLVLSYIKGRRDFASYDLSLLDLQRIDLSAVNFRAAKLDRTNFFKCILSSNDFSHASLKRTNFRETILIKAYFHSADLEGADFRGANLSYADLSDANLRNVNLCGANLTGAKVSDEQLAHAKVNWMTVRPNGKRGWL, encoded by the coding sequence ATGAGCTATTGCCTAAATCCTGATTGTTCCCATCCGCAAAACCCAGTTTCTCGCCAGACTTGTGCAACCTGTGGCACTCAATTATTGTTACGCGATCGCTATCATGCGCTGCAAGCTTTAGCCCAAGGCGGCTTTGGGGCAACTTTTTTAGCTCAAGATGTCACGTTACCTGGTGAACCTAAGTGTGTCATTAAGCAATTACGACCTTCGGCAACATCGTTAGAAGCCCTAGACATGGCACGAAAACTGTTTGCTAGGGAAGCTAAAACTTTAGGCAAGATTGGCAGTCATCCCCAAGTACCAAGGCTACTCGACTACTTTGAAGACACCGAACAATTTTACTTAATTCAAGAATATATTAATGGCTTAACACTGCAACAGGAAATCAAACGTTCTGGTCCTGTCAGCGAAGCTGGAGTTAAGCAATTTTTGAGCGAAATTCTCCCAACGCTGCAATACATCCACAGCCAACAGGTGATTCACCGAGACATCAAGCCAGCAAATATTATTCGTCGTCATGAGGATTGTAAACTCGTCTTGATTGATTTTGGTGCTGTGAAAGACCAAGTCAGTCAAACAACGAGTATGTCAGAAAATACAGCTTTGACAGCTTTTGCCGTTGGCACTCCAGGTTTTGCGCCTCCCGAACAACTCGCAATGCGTCCTGTTTATGCCAGTGATGTTTATGCTTTAGGAGTTACTTGTATTTATCTCCTCACGGGAAAATCTCCCAAGGATCTTGAGTACAATTCCTCGACTGGAGAAATGTTATGGCAAAACAAAGTACAAATTAGCGATCGCTTCCGCGAAGTTTTACAAAAAATGGTAGAAGGTGCAGTGCGACATCGCTACCAATCTCCTAATGATGTTTTAACTGCTCTAGAGCTGGAACCATACATGAATAGTTTAGCCAACAGTATGGCAGCTCAACCTTCTGCAGTTCGCAAACCTAAATTACCCAGAATGGTGAAGCAAACGACACCTACCACATCACCAATATCTACCGCTGTCAGTACTGCTTCTGTTAGTAGTGCTCAATCAAGAACACAAATAGCAGATGCAATTCGTGCCAGAAGAGCAAATCTTACTGAGGTGCCAAACACACTTGGACAGCCTTTCATGCCTTCAGCGATTGGACAAAAAACCAAAGTTGCCAAACCAAGAAAGCTAGATGCAGACAATTTAGTCTTATCGTACATCAAAGGTAGAAGAGATTTTGCTTCATACGATCTCAGTTTACTTGACCTACAACGGATAGATTTATCAGCAGTGAACTTTCGTGCAGCAAAATTAGACCGCACAAATTTTTTTAAATGTATTTTGTCAAGTAATGATTTTAGCCACGCTAGCCTCAAGCGAACTAATTTTAGAGAAACAATATTAATAAAGGCTTACTTTCATTCTGCTGATTTAGAAGGAGCCGATTTTCGCGGTGCTAATTTGAGCTACGCTGACTTAAGTGATGCTAATTTACGCAATGTTAATTTGTGTGGGGCTAATCTTACAGGGGCAAAAGTTTCAGATGAGCAGTTAGCCCACGCCAAAGTAAATTGGATGACAGTACGCCCCAATGGTAAGCGCGGCTGGCTTTAG
- a CDS encoding alpha/beta fold hydrolase, giving the protein MQINLSDLVNQLTETTSIELAQNIQFQAIATPLIAQAITTAYVHQGNSDQPILLLHGFDSSVLEFRRLLPLLAAKNDTWAVDLLGFGFTERANLTLSPSAIKTHLYCFWKALIDQPVILVGASMGGAAAIDFTLTYPEVVQKLVLIDSAGFTAGSAMGKLMFPPLDRLATEFLRNPRVRNSISRAAYKNKSLASVDAQLCAALHLNMLGWNQALIAFTKSGGYTSFKDKLAEIQQPTLILWGEDDRILGIKDADQFQQAIPHSKLVWIKDCGHVPHLEQPQIAAEHILNFITEQRN; this is encoded by the coding sequence ATGCAAATAAATCTCAGCGATTTAGTTAATCAACTCACTGAAACAACATCAATTGAGCTTGCACAGAATATTCAATTTCAGGCGATCGCAACTCCATTAATAGCACAAGCAATTACCACAGCTTATGTTCATCAAGGTAACAGCGATCAACCAATTTTACTTTTGCATGGCTTTGATAGTTCTGTATTAGAATTTCGACGGTTGCTACCGTTGTTAGCAGCTAAAAATGACACTTGGGCAGTTGATCTATTAGGTTTCGGCTTCACTGAACGAGCCAATCTTACTTTAAGTCCAAGTGCTATTAAAACACATTTATATTGTTTCTGGAAAGCTTTAATTGACCAACCTGTTATCTTAGTTGGTGCATCAATGGGAGGTGCAGCAGCAATTGACTTTACACTGACTTATCCAGAAGTTGTGCAAAAATTAGTATTGATAGATAGTGCAGGGTTTACTGCTGGTTCGGCAATGGGAAAACTCATGTTTCCACCATTGGATCGACTAGCAACAGAGTTTCTACGCAACCCACGAGTTCGTAATAGTATTAGTCGTGCTGCGTATAAAAATAAAAGTCTAGCTTCAGTTGATGCTCAATTATGTGCTGCATTGCATTTAAATATGCTCGGATGGAATCAAGCTTTAATTGCTTTTACAAAAAGTGGTGGTTACACTTCCTTTAAAGATAAGTTGGCAGAAATTCAGCAACCAACACTGATTTTATGGGGAGAAGACGATCGCATTTTAGGAATTAAAGATGCCGATCAGTTTCAACAAGCAATTCCACATAGTAAACTTGTTTGGATTAAAGACTGCGGTCATGTGCCGCATCTTGAGCAACCCCAGATCGCTGCAGAGCATATTCTCAACTTTATAACTGAGCAAAGGAATTGA
- a CDS encoding DUF29 family protein — translation MEELFTLKELLLQGDIKGALAIVEELEEMSRDDKISAISSYAVILLIHLIKQHTEKRSTRSWEISIRNSIRMIQKKNKHRQVGGYYLPPEDLRIALEEAYLEAIDRASLEVEEGRYQPDELAQRVDKEEILQQAMTLILTQNL, via the coding sequence ATGGAAGAATTATTTACCCTCAAGGAATTACTATTACAAGGTGATATTAAAGGAGCATTAGCAATTGTTGAAGAACTCGAAGAAATGAGCCGCGATGACAAAATCAGTGCTATTAGCAGTTATGCAGTCATCCTTTTGATTCATCTGATCAAACAACACACCGAAAAGCGATCTACTCGCTCGTGGGAGATTTCAATTCGTAATTCAATTCGGATGATTCAAAAAAAGAATAAACATCGCCAAGTAGGTGGTTATTACTTACCACCAGAAGATTTACGTATTGCTTTAGAAGAAGCTTATTTAGAAGCAATAGATCGCGCTTCTTTAGAAGTTGAAGAAGGACGCTATCAACCGGATGAATTAGCACAAAGAGTTGATAAAGAAGAGATCCTACAGCAAGCAATGACACTTATCTTAACTCAAAATTTATAG
- a CDS encoding response regulator: MLSIAQRGSILAIALTAYVGEVAQQAAIAAGFNRHLAKPVEPAKLLATILNLLGKKL; this comes from the coding sequence ATGTTATCAATTGCACAAAGAGGATCAATACTGGCGATCGCCCTAACTGCTTATGTTGGAGAAGTCGCTCAACAAGCAGCGATCGCCGCTGGATTTAATCGACATTTAGCAAAACCCGTCGAACCCGCTAAATTGTTAGCAACTATTCTCAATCTATTAGGCAAAAAACTATAA
- a CDS encoding DUF4870 domain-containing protein: MKDTDKRKLLSGLSHAALILNVAVLPVLVPLIILLVTNDTIVRGNAKEAINFAINIFICGVISLLLIFVEGIGIFLLYILALISFFMPLIATIYAVKNIHKPYRYPLIWHFL, translated from the coding sequence ATGAAGGACACAGATAAAAGAAAACTCCTTTCTGGATTAAGCCATGCTGCTTTAATTCTTAATGTTGCTGTGCTTCCAGTCCTTGTACCACTTATTATCTTGTTAGTGACTAATGATACAATTGTGCGTGGTAATGCCAAAGAAGCAATCAATTTTGCGATTAATATATTTATTTGTGGTGTCATTAGCTTGCTACTCATCTTCGTGGAGGGAATCGGTATTTTTCTACTTTATATACTTGCTCTTATTAGCTTTTTTATGCCACTCATTGCTACTATTTATGCTGTAAAAAATATACACAAGCCGTATCGTTATCCTTTGATTTGGCATTTTTTATAG
- the ccmS gene encoding beta-carboxysome assembly chaperone CcmS → MFFGSPQPHSQEITWRRQLDQFAKANQQELAALSWGLWLENGDNQGMLGINLKPQPHFVYCPKSAIKTLNDNVENQIQEILGIVDNYQPEKEVLIIGIGSEQIKLIHYEPEPAPPICYAQLATDVNTLLERLEQHLSEQIS, encoded by the coding sequence ATGTTTTTCGGTAGCCCTCAACCTCATTCTCAAGAAATCACCTGGCGGCGGCAGTTGGATCAATTTGCCAAAGCAAATCAGCAAGAACTTGCAGCTTTGTCTTGGGGATTATGGCTAGAAAATGGTGATAATCAAGGAATGTTAGGAATTAATTTGAAGCCACAGCCACATTTTGTGTATTGTCCAAAATCAGCAATTAAAACTTTAAATGATAATGTGGAAAATCAAATTCAAGAGATTTTAGGTATTGTTGATAATTATCAGCCAGAAAAAGAAGTTTTAATTATTGGTATTGGTAGCGAACAAATCAAGTTAATACATTATGAACCTGAACCTGCGCCACCCATTTGTTATGCACAATTAGCAACTGATGTTAATACTTTGTTAGAACGCTTGGAACAGCATTTATCTGAACAAATATCATGA